GCCTTGAGGATCGCCAGCATGCCGACGATCATCTCCAGCGAGCGCTCGACACACAGCGCGACGAGCACATCCGGGCCGACGCCCTGAGCGCGCAAATAGTGCGCAAGCTGATTCGCCCGCGTGTTCAGCTCGGCGTAGCTCAGCGCTTGCCCATCGAAGACGATCGCGGGTACGTCGGGCGTGCGCGCGGCCTGCACCTCGATTAATGCATGCACAGCGGCAGCGCACGGATACTCCGCCCCGGAGCGGTTCCAGTCGACGAGCATCTGCTGCTGCTCGGCCTCCGTCAGCAGCGGCAGGTGGGCGATCGGCGCATCAGGATCGGCGACGATGCCCGTCAGCAGGGTTTGAAAATGCGCGGCCATCCGCGCGATCGTCGCAGCCTCGAACAGGGCGGTGTTGTACTCGATCCAGCCGCGCAGCCCATCGGCGTGCTCTTCGAGATTGAGCATCAGATCGAACTTGGCCGTGCCGGTGTCGCCCTCCTCAAGCGTCAGCGTCAGATCGGGCAACGCGATCGTGTCGCTCTGGCTGGGCTGAAGCACGAACATGACTTGAAAGAGCGGCGAGCGGCTGGGATCGCGATCGGGCTGAAGCACCTCGACAAGTTGGACAAAGGGCATGTCCTGATGCGCGTAGGCATCCACACAGGTGGCGCGCACCCGTGCCAGCAGCTCGCGGAACGTGGGATTGCCCGACAGATCCGTGCGCAGTACAAGATTATCGACGAAGAAGCCGATCAGCGCCTCAAGCTCGCGCCGGGTACGCCCCGCCGCCACCGAGCCGACGACGATCTCGTCCTGCTGGCTGTAGCGCTGGAGGAGCGTCTGCCAGGCGGCGAGCAGGGTCATAAAGAGCGTGGCGCTGTGCTGCTGGCCTAGCTCCTTGAGCGCCTGCGTCAGGTTCGCGGCTACGTGCAGGCGGTGCCGATCGCCCTGGAAGGTCTGGAGCGGCGGACGTGGCCGATCGGTGGGCAGGTGCAGCGTCGGCAGGTCCGCGAGGCGCTGCCGCCAGTGATCGATCTGCCGGGCGTGGGTTGTGCCCTGCATGCGCTGCCGCTGCCAGTCGGCAAAGTCGGCGTACTGGACCGGCAGCGCCGGGAGCGAGGCCGGCCTGCCGTCGATCAGGGCGGTGTAGATCTCGGCCAGCTCACGGACGAACACGCCGATCGACCAGCCATCGGCGATGATATGATGCAGCGTCAGCAGCAGCAGATGCTCCTGCGGACCAAGCTGGAGCAGCAGCGTGCGGAGCAGCGGGCCTTGCGCCAGATCAAACGGCTGCCGCGCCTCATCGGATGTGTGCCGCCGCACGACGACGGCCTGCTCCGGCTGGGGTAGTTCGCGCAGATCGACCCGGCGCAGTGTCACCGTCGCTTCCTGCTCCACGCGCTGCATCGGCACGCCGTCCACGTCGACGAAGCTCGCGCGCAGAACATCATGGCGCTGCACGATCTGGTGCAGGCTGCGCTCAAGCACGGTGACATCCAGCCGTCCGCGCAGGTGGACGACTCCGGGCATGTTGTAGGCCGCGCTATTGGGATCGAGCTGGTTGACGAGCCAGAGCCGCTGCTGGGCAAACGACAGCGGTGTACAGGTGCGATCCGCAAGCCGAGGGATCGGGGTCGCGGTCGCCGGAGCGGAGCGGGTTTTGATCTGCAACCACCGTTCGAGCAGCGCGCGTCGTGTCTCCGAGAGCTGGTCGCGGCTGGGGAGGCGATCCTCGTCGTGCGTCATAGATGGTCCTCCTGCGCGAAGCGCTGGCTCTGGATTCTGGTGCGGCATCTCGCCAGCGCACGCCCGCGATGCGCAGGCCGTAGCGTCCGTGCAGGCGCAGCGCAGCGGCGCGCCCTTCGCTCACCCGGCAGCAGCGCCGCGATCTCCTGGGAGCGCCGATCGAGCAGCGTGTAGCCCCGACGAAGCCTGTCAGTTGCGCTATCGACCAGAAAGGTAAGTGCCTGCTGCTCAGGCTGGCGTTCAGCGCGCGGGCGAAGCAGCGCGGCCAAGAAGTCATTCATGAAAACGGAACCTTCATGCGCTCGACGAGGGCCGGTAAGACCCTTTAGCGTGGTTGATGGCGTAGCATGAGGCGGATGATCCTGGGCGATGATACGTATCGCCCTACCATGCCGGGCACGCGCAGGATCACGATTGCCCTGATGGGCCGATCGGAGCATTCATGTAGATGTGCTAGTCAGTGTAGTGCAGGCGAACCCTGGTAGCAAGTGCCTCATGATCCTATCGTCGGCTGAGCAGGTAGGTTGTGGGTAGAGCGGCCTTTTCGATCGGTGCATACCTGGATGCAATTTTAACCAGCGGCACATAGCTTGTCAAACATAGTAAAAGCGCCGACGATCGGGGCATAGGCACCAGGGACTCGTCGGCGAGGCAGCGCAACAGGCAATCTACTGTACGGCGCGCTCTCTGGGGAAGGAGCGGAGATGCTCCAGCACACGCTGCTGGACGTCGGCTGAGGAGTAGCGATCGGTGTGCAGGTAGAGCGTGGCGTGCTCGCGGGCGGAGCGGAGCCGCCGCATCTGGAGCGTGTAGAGCCACTCCGGAAACTCGTTCTGGCGGCGCGCGGTGATCGTGGCGGGGCTGGCATCCAAAAAGATCAGCGCGTCGGGCATGCCGCCATGCTTCCACAGATCATGGATCTGTGAATGCTCCTGCGCTACCGCGCGCGCCGTATAGCCTGAAGCGCGCAGCCGTGCGACAAGCGTTGATTTGCCGCTGCCGCACGGCCCGACCACGACAACTACCATAGCGCCAACTCGGCAGACGCCGGTACGACCCGCGCCTACTTATACACTCGCTCCAGCGGGAACGTGACGTGCTGCCGCCGGATCTTGGGCTCGTGCTCGTCGCGCGGCAGTGTCGCCAGGACCATCACGCTCATATCGTCGGCGGGACGCTCCTGGTCGAGTTCGAGCGCCCGCATCAGAATACTATCGGCCATATGCTTGGCCGAGCAGCCGTTATCGCAGCGGAACGATGCCAGATAATTGGCGAGATCGATATCCCTGCCGTAGCGCTGCCCGGCTCCGGCGATGCCGTCGGTGAACGCGATCAGGTAGCTGTATGGCTCGATCTCGTGCTGCGTAATCACCGGCTTGGTATTCGGGTACAGCCCGATCGCCGTGGATGGCTCGTTGCTGGAGGTCAGGCCCTGCCGATCGAGAATATAGTACGGCAGCGGATTATTGCGCGACATAATAATGCAGTTCGCCTGGAAATCGACCGATAGAATATTCAAGGTGGCCGATACCTGGCCGTTGCGGTAGCCGTACAGGTAGTCGTGCACCGCACGCGCCGTCGCGCCATCGCGCGCGCCATCTTTGAGCATCGCAACTGCCCGCGCCGTCACGAGGTTGCTCAGCGTTTTCGCGCCGCGCCCGCTGCCCTGCCCATCGACCATCACGAGCGAAAAGCCGCCCTTGGGCCGCTCGATCATTTCGATCGTATCACCGCTCTCCGGCGATGCGTATTTGCCGACCTTCGCAATTGCGACTTCCAGCTCGACCATCTTGATTCCTTCTAGCGTTTCTCGTTCCGTCATCATACCACACCCACCCGCATCCTTAAGCGATGATAGCGTCTCCCGTTCCTCATAACGATTCAAACTCCTGTCCGCCCGCAAAAGTTACGAACACGAGCCCAGGCTAGCGTTATAGCAAGAATCGTAGGCATAGCGCGCACCTTGACGCACACTGCGGCCTGTGCTATGCTCGTGCCCCTGGTAAAAAAACATTTACCACGGTCTGGCGAGTGGCTAGCTCCGCCCAACGCTGAGTATACGTAGTCGCAGCGCATGATGAATCGGCTGATTCGATGTTCCTCATGTTCGGCTCTGCGTGCTGTGCGTCTTTGCTCACCCCCCGCAGCGTGCATGTCTGATGATTGGTTGTACGTTCGAGGAGGAAACCAGATGAACGTTCGCAGGCTCGTGATGGCGTGGATGATGGTCTTGGGTGGGCTGCTGCCGATCTTCGGCGCGGCGACGGCTTCAGCCGCAACTGGCTACGAGTACTATGTCACCGGCAACTCCGGCGATGTCGCAAGATCAACTACCGCTGGTCTGATGCTCATGGGCGGCAGCACCGATGTCGACGCGGCGTTCCAGTGGATGATCAACAAGTCCGGCGGCGGCGATTTCGTGGTCATCCGCGCTTCGGGCACCGACGCCTACAATCCCTACATCTACGGCCTGGGCACCCTCGACTCGGTCGAGACGATCATCATCAAGACGCGCACGGCGGCCAGCAACAGCTTCGTCGTCAACAAAATCCGCAGCGCCGAGGCGCTCTTCATCGCGGGCGGCGACCAGGCCGACTATGTGGATTTCTGGAAGGGCACGCCGGTCGAGGACGCGATCCACTATGTCGCATCCAGGAACGCGCCGATCGGCGGGACGAGCGCCGGGCTGGCGATCATGGGCGAGTTCCTGTTTGCCGCGCAGAACGGCACGGTCTACTCCAGCGAGGCGCTCAGCGATCCGTACAACCGCTACATGTCGCTCGACCGCGACTTCCTGACGCTGCCGAACATGGACAACGTGATCACCGATAGCCACTTCGCGGCGCGCGACCGGATGGGGCGGCTGGTTGGGTTTTTAGCGCGGATCGTGCAGGATGGCTGGTCGCCGGAGGCCAGAGGCATCGGCATTGATGAGCGCACGGCGCTGGTGGTGGAGCCCAGCGGCGCGGCGACGCGCCTCGGCAGCGGCGCGGTCTATTTCCTGCGCACGCCCGGACGCCCTGAGGTCTGTGTCAGCCGCACGGCGCTGACCTATCGCAACGTGGCGGTGTATCGCGTATCGGGCGCGGCGACGTTCAACCTGGCGACATGGAGCGGCAGCGGCGGCACGGCCTACACGCTCTCCGCCGAGGCTGGCGTGCTCACGTCGACACAGCAGGGCGGCGCGATCTACTAAGCTTCTCGGTGTGTTTCGCGGCAGGTCCGATATATCAGAATCGGGCCTGCCGCGTCGTGGCGTGATGGGCGTAGCTCGCGAGCGAAGGCCAGACGCTAGCCGCCAAACATCCTGTACCACGGCTTTCCGCCCAGGTCGATGATCAACTGGGGAGACACGGTGGTCGACTGCTGGTTTCCGACGCCCTTCGTGTCCACCAGATAATGCTTCAGCACAAGCGCGTTGACAAAGATACAGCCCATATCCTGAGGCTGCACGTTTTTCATCATCGAGTTGTAGAAGACATATGCCGGGATCGTGTCGATGCCCTGCTGCTTTGACAAGGTCTGCGATGCATCGACGAGCAGGTTGAGCTGATCGATGAGGATGGTATACGAAAGGCCGCCGACAGACGGGACAACATCCAGTCGTTTTGCCTGGACCATATAGCCCGACTGGTTCAAGATCCACATCCAGTCGGCACCAAACTCGCTTTCGAGCTTCGCGCCCTGGAAGCTGGTGATGCTGAGCGGAATCTGATTATCCTTCGCCAGACGGTTGATTGTGGCGAGATTGACGGAGGTGATCGCATCTTCGCGAATCATTTCGCCGAGTTGGGCGCTGTCCGCCATGATACTCCAGGTCCACTCCGCCTGAAGCTTAAGGATCTGTTGAATGTCCATCAGTGTACCTCTTGAGCTATGTTAATCAATGCCGGAGATGCCGGCGACGATACACGAAACGCCCCGCCCTACGGGCGGGGCGTCCGCATAGGCTGCTTAGGTGAACACAGGGCTGAGCAGCCTCACGTCTGGAGCGTCCACCACGAGCGCGCGCTCCTGGGGAACATACTTCACGAACATGCCGCGCGAGGAATCGTAGCGGAGCGTGATCGTTGTTACCGAGCCGCCAAAGATGACCTCGGTATGCTTGCTGGCGACCTCGGTGATCACCGTGCCGCTCGTCAGCGTCGACTGAAGCCAGACGTACACGGTGGTCAGCGGCGTGAACGTCACCTGCTGGCTGGCCGGGACATACTGCGCGTTGAGCGGGCGGGAGTCGGAGAGCCTGCCGTTGATCGTCGCGCTCTGCATCAGCCCGAAGGTCAGCGCGGGGTATTGTGAGCTCGGCATCTCGTTGAAGATACGATACTGGCCGATCCCAGGTGCGTCGCCATCCTGATTCGGGCCGTAGAAGGTGGCGTCCGATCGGAACGAGTAGTACGCTTTGTCGGTCGCGCTCTTGACGCCGCTCATCTTTGCGATGCGCGCGCCGTTGACAATCTTGGTGTTCGAGGCATACAGGCCGTACTCCTCCGACCAGGTAACGCTATTTTCCTGGAAGGGATCGAAGCTTTGCCAGGCGACGTTGGGCGAGGCGTTGTCGCCGGTGGGCTTTGCCAGAACAATGTTTTGCTGGGCGCCTTTGATAATGCGGAGATCGTCTTCGTCGATCAGCAGTTCAAGCGTATAGGTTGGCATAGGTGTCTCCTTGGTGCTTGTCGGGGTGGTCGAACCCCGCACGGATACAAGATTGATAGTCGACATAGTCAAACAATGATTGGCGAGCTGGTGAGCATAATCTTGGCGGTGCCGGATGGTCTGGTGTCGTCGATCTCGCGCGGCGGAACTATTCTGGATGCGCTCGGCGGAGCGATCAGCCGGTCGGGCGCCTACCAAGCGTGGATGATCATCGGCTCAAGCTGTGACATAGTTCTCCGGGCCTCGTTAATCAACGTTAAGTGGATGCATACGACACCAGATAGTGGTTGAACCCTCCTTTCAACTCGTGCGAACGATCGCCTGGATCGTTCCTCAGGAAGCTGGATGTTTGTACGATTTGGCGTTGCTTTGGCAGCAAGTTGGCGTGGCTGTATTACACCATCTTCAACCAGGGTTGCTGTATCGCTCTGGGATATAGAAAGGGATACAGCGAGCGATATGCGGCAATTGCAAACAGCAGAACATGCGCTATACTAGCTTCGGTCGTTAAAGGCCGCGCACACCCAGGAGATGATCCCCCCACTCTTGATGCTGCATTCGTCCTACTGGCGGGAGAACCCCCATCGGCGCTCGTCTGTCGTCCCGCCGTATATTTCTGCCCACAAACAGCCCTGTTCGTACGACATGCCGGTTGATAAACGGTATGGAGGCGTTTTGCGATGGAGGAGATTTTTTCGTTTGGAGTCTGGCTGCGCCGTCGGCGTAAGGCGCTGGATCTGACACAGGCGGCGCTGGCGCAGCGGGTCGGCTGTGCGGCAATTACGATCCGCAAAATCGAGGCCGACGACCTGCGTCCTTCGCGGGAGGTTGCCGAGCGGCTGGCGGTTTGTTTGGAGCTGCCCGCCGAAGCACATACGGCCTTCCTCCGTGCGGCACGCGCCGAAGTCGCCGTCGATCGATTGTCCTCGCCGATCCCGCCGTCGTCTGTCGAGGCACCAGCC
The Herpetosiphonaceae bacterium genome window above contains:
- a CDS encoding SpoIIE family protein phosphatase — its product is MVELEVAIAKVGKYASPESGDTIEMIERPKGGFSLVMVDGQGSGRGAKTLSNLVTARAVAMLKDGARDGATARAVHDYLYGYRNGQVSATLNILSVDFQANCIIMSRNNPLPYYILDRQGLTSSNEPSTAIGLYPNTKPVITQHEIEPYSYLIAFTDGIAGAGQRYGRDIDLANYLASFRCDNGCSAKHMADSILMRALELDQERPADDMSVMVLATLPRDEHEPKIRRQHVTFPLERVYK
- a CDS encoding cyanophycinase, with the translated sequence MNVRRLVMAWMMVLGGLLPIFGAATASAATGYEYYVTGNSGDVARSTTAGLMLMGGSTDVDAAFQWMINKSGGGDFVVIRASGTDAYNPYIYGLGTLDSVETIIIKTRTAASNSFVVNKIRSAEALFIAGGDQADYVDFWKGTPVEDAIHYVASRNAPIGGTSAGLAIMGEFLFAAQNGTVYSSEALSDPYNRYMSLDRDFLTLPNMDNVITDSHFAARDRMGRLVGFLARIVQDGWSPEARGIGIDERTALVVEPSGAATRLGSGAVYFLRTPGRPEVCVSRTALTYRNVAVYRVSGAATFNLATWSGSGGTAYTLSAEAGVLTSTQQGGAIY